In a genomic window of Coprococcus eutactus:
- a CDS encoding DUF362 domain-containing protein: MAFVIGDSCIGCGSCAGSCPVGAISDNGGVFVIDGSQCISCGACAGSCPVGTISEE, from the coding sequence ATGGCATTCGTTATTGGCGATTCATGTATCGGTTGTGGTTCATGTGCTGGTTCTTGTCCAGTAGGCGCTATCAGTGATAATGGCGGCGTATTTGTTATCGATGGTTCACAGTGCATCTCATGTGGTGCTTGTGCTGGTTCTTGCCCAGTAGGAACTATCTCAGAGGAGTAA